The Helianthus annuus cultivar XRQ/B chromosome 15, HanXRQr2.0-SUNRISE, whole genome shotgun sequence genomic sequence cactatgactagactaccacatcactatcctcggttgtgaaggatacctatagctacgagtagtctagtggttaggaaaacgtggaacaccaccacaggaaaacgtggaacaccaccacaggaaaacgtggaacaccaccacaggaaaacgtggaacaccaccacaggaaaacgtggaacaccaccacaggaaaacgtggaacaccaccacaggaaaacgtggaacaccaccacaggaaaacgtggaacaccaccacagtaaaatatacaaacggcccagtagagccacctattacaaatgaacttactattacgcatttcctttatgtgaactcgctcaactagtttgttgatcattctgttacatgccttgcagatcgctagatacttggagcttgcactggagaagcgggtcgttgtggacaaggatcgtggcttttccgctttactattgtgatacttaaaactattgatactggtttatttactatgcttccgcaacacttttgaaacgatttaatgtttgaacaccttttgtattgaatggatggttttcatttactttatttaatattaaatgcatgttcaatatgattggtggcttgatcctggtcagtcacgctcccaagcggtgatactccgcaggtggattttgggggtgtgacattttatcCATCTCGGCTCTCCATGCGTGCACATTACATTTCAAAGGGGTCCATTTACACCACTTCATCACATAATTATTGCTATGATCCGTTCCTCTTGTAAGCGTTATTCTTACTGTTCCATCTGAACATTCTTCCCTCCCGATCCATGACCACTTGTCACTTCGATCCTCCAGCTTAACCGAATCCAGATCCCTAATAATCCAATTTAATTCTGATATCTCCAAGAAGGATCCAGGACTGTTTCTCCAATTCCAGTTCATTCGGTATGTGCCGTCTTTGTTCATGCAAATCCTGTTATCCACACTACAATTTTTTAGCCTCAATATTTAAAATGTTAGGATATATATCTTTTAATGGTTCATTAAGATCATTTCCAACAATACTTCTAAAAATTTACGTAAAGGGATACCGTCCACCATAGTTCGAGCTACCGTTTTGGTAATATTATTCCACACTCCATTCAAACTTCTTTCGCCGGCAGAAAGTTCCTATTGCTTCTACTCTTGTGAATAGCATCCACCACCTTCCTTCAAAGCTGATTTTTCTCTATCTTAAATCGCCACCCGCATTTGGACAAAAGAGCAATATTAATATGCTTCAACTTACTCAACCCGAGACCCCCTTTATTTTTCCCGAGACCCCCTTTATTTTTCTTCAAAGTCACACGATCCCAAACAACCCAATGATAAAAACCTTTTTATCATGGTTTACAAATCTCCAATCACTTTGTATACatatattactattactatatatttAAAAACACAAATCACCAATCACTTTGTATACATATATTACTATGTATTTAAAAACAAATTTCTGCTGaccatttaaaaaaacaaaatttatgtGATAGAAAGATTATAACTTAACATAAACAGTGTTTCTTAGGCCAGTAGGTTCTGCAACCACCAGTGTCATCATACATCAGCTGTTTCAGTTTTACCTTGCTAACCTACGCCACCAACCCATATCTCTGTTATATTCGTTTCACCAGACTATCACATCATCAtcctcactttctctctctctctctagctttctctctctagacctTGTTATGGCGGACGCTTTCGAACCATTCCACATCCCTCAGCAAAGCAGACGAGACAAACTCAGAGTCGGAGGAGATCTCCAAACCCTAGTTTATGATAAACCTTATCTGCTATCATGCGCCACTCACACCACCACAAACCACAACACTCCGTCGTGTTTGCTACCATGCGCCAGTCACACCACCACAAACAACCACGTCACAAGCTCGTGTTTGCTATCATGCGCCATCAACAACCACGTACCTTCCTCTTATATGCTATCATGCGCCAGTCACACCACCACAAACAACCTCGACACTCCGTCGTGTTTGCTATCATGCGCCAGTCACACCACCACAAACAACCACGCCACAAGCTCGTGTTTACTACCATGCGCCATCAACAACCACGTAACTTCCTCTTACATGCTATCATGCGCCAACCCTAGCATCAACAACACCGGTGACTTTGATTACGCTCAGCATGACGTCACCGGAGATTTCGTCATACGGAAGCCTGAGCTGCTGGCGTTGTCTCTCTCCTCGATCGCCGGAACTGGAACTGAAACTATTCCGGTGGCGTACGGCGGCGAAGAGTTTGACCGGAGTGTTGACTCCGTTTTGAGAGGATCGAGGTTTTTGAAACCGGCGCAAGAGTTGTTGGACGAGGTTTGCGA encodes the following:
- the LOC110910424 gene encoding BEL1-like homeodomain protein 9 isoform X2, which produces MADAFEPFHIPQQSRRDKLRVGGDLQTLVYDKPYLLSCATHTTTNHNTPSCLLPCASHTTTNNHVTSSCLLSCAINNHVPSSYMLSCASHTTTNNLDTPSCLLSCASHTTTNNHATSSCLLPCAINNHVTSSYMLSCANPSINNTGDFDYAQHDVTGDFVIRKPELLALSLSSIAGTGTETIPVAYGGEEFDRSVDSVLRGSRFLKPAQELLDEVCDVGFGERFDGGSCGLVMDPSLVNYTNSGTDTDVVRVETKRSRLISLLNEVYKRYKHYYRQIQAVIASFDTVAGAAPFAMLDLKVMSKHFCNLNNAITDQIHVTKEDYKGSYGQSAVNNMDHQLVWRPQRGLPKQAVTVLRAWLFDHFLHPYPTDTDKQMLATQTGLSRNQSGF